The nucleotide sequence ATTTTTCCAGTATAAATATACGAAGCATTAAATTTTGATAACTCTTCATAAGTATAATCTACAACATAGCCTTTTCCATCTGTAGTCCTGTCTATTGTTTCATCATGAATTATAACTACTTCTCCATCTTTTGTAAGTTGGACATCTAGTTCTGCTCCATCAGCTCCAATTTCAACTGCCTTTTCAAAAGCTAGCATAGTATTTTCTGGATATTTTCCACTAAATCCCCTATGAGCAAAATTCTTTGTCATTTCAAAACACCTCTTTAAAAATATAACTTCTTTTTTTATTATACTCTCTTTATCTCATTTTTCAATATTATTTTTTTATACTTTTTGTTCTATTTTTAAAATATATTGATATTATCAAGCACTTTGATTAGTAAAAACTACAAAAAATAAAAATATACTGAACCTATGAATAATAACAAAAATAAAAAACTGCTACAAATTAATAATAAGAATTATTAACTGTAACAGTTTATATTTTTTCTAAAGCAAATTTTATTAGTTTTTCTCTTAGTTGATTTTTAATCTTATTCCATCGTATCTTCAAATATGAAATCAAAATCATATTCCATTAATTCTTCTAAATATTCGTCAAAGCTATCAGCTATAACTGCTATTTCATCTGGATCATGTAGGTATCTAATTATTTGTCCTTTTACTCCCTTTTCTGATGGCGAAAAATCTATAAATAATTGTGATGTTCCTCCATTATTCATACAATCAGAAAAATGTAGCCATCTCATTTTCTTAGAGTCATTTATTATTTCTTCATCTATTTCTACTTCTTCATATTTTCTATCCACATAATCAGCATAATATTTATAAGCATCATCTTTACTTTCTAAAATTTGACTTGAAGATAATAGGTAATATGGATATTCTTCTACATCTGAGCCTAAAAAGTAAAAAACTACAGTTTCTCCCTTATATTTTCTAAAATATGTTCCATCTACATTTTTTAAAAGTTCTATTAAAGAATCAGGTACTTCTGGATACTCTTCTTTTAATTTTTTAATATCTTCTTCACTTGCCCCTTCTTTAATCTTTTCAAAATTATCCCAAATTTCTTTTCCACCATTTTTATAATAGGCTCTCTTTAACTCTTTAAGATATTTTTCAACTATACTCATACTTCCTCCATAAAAAATAGTTTCTTTGATATCTATTATATCATAAGAAACTATTTATATTTTTAATATAATTTTTTGTAATCTAATCCGCCTTGATTTATTAATTTTAAAGCTTGAAGTTCAGCTCTTTTTTGTGAAATTACCATATCTTTT is from Fusobacterium periodonticum 1_1_41FAA and encodes:
- a CDS encoding SMI1/KNR4 family protein; translated protein: MSIVEKYLKELKRAYYKNGGKEIWDNFEKIKEGASEEDIKKLKEEYPEVPDSLIELLKNVDGTYFRKYKGETVVFYFLGSDVEEYPYYLLSSSQILESKDDAYKYYADYVDRKYEEVEIDEEIINDSKKMRWLHFSDCMNNGGTSQLFIDFSPSEKGVKGQIIRYLHDPDEIAVIADSFDEYLEELMEYDFDFIFEDTME